GACGTCAGCAGCCACTGGCTGCTCGACCATCCTGACATCAACGACCGCTACATCGCCAACCTCCGCAGCGTGATTAACAGCAAGGCCGCCCGCATGGACGGCTATGCCAAGCACATCGCCGTCCACGGCAGCATCGAACTGTTCCTCGGCCGTGAACTTGACCGCGTGCCGCTGGAAATCGAGGCCGGTGACGGATCGTATGAGGTAGCCGTGGACCTGCTGACCAACGCACCGCGCGAGGGACGTACCGCATTCGCCATGCCACCCGGCGTCGGCGCGTCGAAGTATGACGATCCGGAGTTCCTTGCGGGAACGCAGTCGTGGATCGATGGGGAGCGGCTGTTGGTGGAATTCAGGCCTGAGGAAGGGGGGCGGCAGGAGACGATTGCCGTCGATCGCATGCAGTTTCTGACATCGCTCAAGCGCTGTTCGACCACCGCGCGCGCCGTAAGTGAACGTTTGCGCGGCGGGCTGTCAAGACTGGCCTGACCGCGCAGCCGACAGATACATGATGAGCGGGCCGCCAGTGGCGGCACACTTACCCTTCGACTCTCTCAGTCTTCCACGATCATGCTAGCCGACCGCGTATCCCTCATCCGCAGGTAGACGATAAGCGATAAACCGATCATCACCGTCACGTACCAGTAGAAGCCCTGCTCCCACCCCGCCCCTTTGAAACTGAGCGCGACGTACTCGGCGGTACCACCGAAGATCGTGTTGGCGAGTGCGTAAGGTAGCGCGACGCCGAGGGCACGAATGTGTGCAGGGAATAGTTCGGCCTTCACGACCGCATTGATCGAGGTGTAGCCCGTGACGATGATGAGCGCTGCCATGACCAGCAGGCCGGCGACGATGGGGTCGCGTGCGGTCTCCAGGGTGCTGAAGATCGGATAGGTGCACAGGACACCGAGCACACCGAAGGCAATCATCAGCGGCTTGCGACCGATGCGGTCGCTGAGTGCGCCGGCGCCCGGCTGGAGCAGCATGAAGACGAACAGCGTGATCGCATTGATCTGGCTCGCAGCTTCCCTGCTGAAGCCGCTGGTGTTCACCAGGAACTTCTGCATGTAGATCGAGTAGGCGTAGAAGGCGAGCGTGCCGCCTGCCGTAAGGAGCATGACCAGCATGGTCTCCTTGGGGTGGTGCCTGAACAACGCGACGAAGCCGGACTTTGGCGCAACCTTACCCTGGCTGTTCTTGAAGCTATCCGTTTCGGCCAGGCCACGGCGAAGGCGGAATACAACAATGGCCAGCACCGCGCCAATGGCGAACGGAATGCGCCAGCCCCAGGCGTCCAGGGCCTCCTTCGACATCGTTCCTTGCAGGGCGACCAGCAGAAGAATGGCCAGTAGCTGCCCGGAGATCAACGTCACGTACTGGAACGAGGAAAAGAAGCCTCGCCGATCCTTGCCCGCCATCTCCGAGAGGTAGGTCGCACTGGCTCCGTACTCGCCACCCACCGACAAGCCCTGCATCATGCGTGCGACGACCAGCAGCGTCGGTGCGGCGATGCCAATGGTTGCGTAACCTGGTGTGCAGGCGATGATGAGCGAGCCGGCGCACATGAGCGTCACCGACAAGGTCAGGCCCGCCTTTCGCCCCCGCCGGTCCGCATAGATGCCCATGATCCACGCGCCGATCGGGCGCATGATGAAGCCCACGGCAAAGACCGCCGCCGCGCTCAGCAGCTGCGCGGTCTGGTTGCCCTTGGGGAAGAAGTGCGGCGCGAAGTACAGGGTGAACGCCGCATAGACGTACCAGTCGAACCATTCAACCAGGTTGCCGGTTGAGCCGCCGATGATGGATTTAAGGCGGCTCTTCGTCGTCGCCCCGACGGTGGACTCTGGGGCATGGGATGCAGTGGATGTCATCGAAGCAAATTACCGGTACGCGAAACAGGGATTCGAACTTACACGACGCGAGGCCAGAGACGCGCGAAATCCCAACGAAGACCATGCACGTCAATCATTTAGCCGTGAAAACCTCGTCACCGGCGATCCCGTTGGAGGCAAGCGCCTACGAATTCGCTCACCGGGCTGCCGATCCACTCACGACCGCTACGGATTTACAGCGGATGCCGCGTCTGCCCTTCCCCACGCACCACAAACCGCTCCACCGTCAACGACTCCGCCCCCATCGGCCCGTACGCATGCAGCCGCGTGGTGGAGATACCGATCTCGGTGCCAAGGCCGAGCTCACCGCCATCGCTGAAGCGCGATGACGCGTTCACCATGACCACGGCCGAGCGCAAGGCTTTCACGAAGCGATCGGCGGCGACGATGTCGCGCGTGGCGATCACCTCGGTGTGGTCGGAGCCGAAGCGGCGGATGTGGGAGATGGCTTCCTCGATATCCGGGACTACTCGCACGGCGATAACCAGGTCGAGGAATTCGGCGGCATAGTCCTCGTCGGTCGCCACCTCGACCTCGGGTGCCAGCACACGGGTGGTGTCGTCACCACGCACGGTGACGCCTCGCGCATGCAGTGCGGCCACGGCCTTTGGCACGAACGAGGCTGCGATATCGTGATGTACCAGCAGGGTTTCGAGGGCGTTGCAGACCCCGGGACGGCTGGTTTTGCCATCGATGAGCAGATCGATCGCGAGGGCTTCGTCGGCCTCCTTATCGACGTACAGGTGGCACACGCCCTTGTAGTGCTTGATGACCGGCACGCGGGCGTGTTCCGCCACGAAACGGATGAGACCTTCGCCACCGCGGGGAATCGCAAGATCGACGATATCGGTGAGCTGGAGCAGTTCCACCATCGCCTCGCGGCCCGGGTCGTCGATGACCGTGATGGCGGCCTCGGGCAAACCTTCGTCGCGGAGCGCACGGCGAAGGGTCGCGGCGATGGCCAGGTTCGAATGCATGGCGTCGGAGCCGCCACGCAGGATGGCGGCGTTTCCCGCCATGAGGCACAGCGCGGCGGCATCCGCTGTCACGTTGGGTCGCGCCTCGTAGATCATCGCGATGACACCGAGCGGGATACGTACACGTTCGACGCTGATGCCGTTGGGGCGGATCTCGCGGCGGGTCACCAGACCGACCGGATCGGGAAGCTCTGCGACCTGGCGCATCGCGGTGACGACCCCGGCGACGCGGGCTTCATCCAGGCGAAGGCGATCCAGCATCGCCGCGCTGGTGCCGTTGTGCCGGGCGGCCTCGACGTCGCGCGTGTTGGCTTCGAGGACGTGGCGGGTGTCTGCGGCCAACGCGTCGGCCATCCGGTTGAGCAGGCGCTGCTTGGCCGCCGTATCCAGCGCCGCGATGGCGGGCGCGGCGTCGCGGCAGGCGAGTGCCTGGTCTCGCAGGTTCGTCATGGAAGCCTCGCGGGGTCGGGTAGCACCACCAGGTCATCCCGGTGGACGATAGTCTCACCATAGCTGTAGCCCAGCACGGCCTCGATGTCACGCGTGTGCCGCCGGGCGATCCGGCGCACATCGGTGGCAGCGTACTGGGCGATGCCGCGGGCGAACGGGACACCATCGGCAGCAATCTCGATCACATCGCCGCGGGCAAACTCGCCCGAGGCGTCGCTCACGCCGCCAGGAAGCAGCGATGCACCGCGGCCACGCACGGCCTCGACGGCGCCGCTATCGACGCTGATCCGACCCATGGCTGGAGCGTGCCGTAGCCAGTATTTACGTGCCGCCAGGCGCGACTGGGGTGCGCGCAGGCGCGTTCCCGTGAGGAAACCGTCCGCGAGCCGTGCGATGCCATGCGCGTCGCGGCCGTCGAACAGTACGGTTTCGATGCCTGCGGCAGCGGCCTTCATGGCGGCCTCCAGCTTGGTGCGCATACCCCCCGTCCCTGCGGCCGAGCCTGCGCCGCCGGCGCTCTCCAGATGCGCCGCCGTGAGTTCCAGCACCTCCGCCACCGGAACGGCATCCGGATCGATACGCGGATTGGCCGTGTAGAGGCCGGCGATGTCGGAGGCAATGAACAGGACATCCGCATCGACCAGCGCGGCGACGATCGCCGCGAGGTTGTCGTTATCGCCGAGCTTCAGCTCATCGACGGCGACCGTGTCGTTCTCGTTGATGACGGGAATGGCGCCCAACGCCAGCAGTTCCCGCAGCGTGGTGCGGGCATTGAGGTAACGGCGGCGGTTGCGCAGGTCGTCGTGGGTCAGCAGGACCTGGGCGACCGGTGCATCGAAGAAGGTCTGCCAGAGCCCGACCAGGCGGGTCTGGCCGAGTGCAGCAAGCGCCTGGCGACCGCTGAGGCCTGTGCTGCGCGTGGGAACCGGGGCAAGTCCTCGGCCAGCGGCAACGGCACCCGACGACACGATCACCACTTCCCTGCCCGCATCGCGGCTGGCCCTCACGAACGCGGCCAGCGCATCGGCGTGCTCGCCGGTAAGCGCACCGTCCGGCGTGGTGAGCAGGCTGCTGCCGAC
Above is a genomic segment from Luteibacter aegosomatissinici containing:
- a CDS encoding MFS transporter; protein product: MTSTASHAPESTVGATTKSRLKSIIGGSTGNLVEWFDWYVYAAFTLYFAPHFFPKGNQTAQLLSAAAVFAVGFIMRPIGAWIMGIYADRRGRKAGLTLSVTLMCAGSLIIACTPGYATIGIAAPTLLVVARMMQGLSVGGEYGASATYLSEMAGKDRRGFFSSFQYVTLISGQLLAILLLVALQGTMSKEALDAWGWRIPFAIGAVLAIVVFRLRRGLAETDSFKNSQGKVAPKSGFVALFRHHPKETMLVMLLTAGGTLAFYAYSIYMQKFLVNTSGFSREAASQINAITLFVFMLLQPGAGALSDRIGRKPLMIAFGVLGVLCTYPIFSTLETARDPIVAGLLVMAALIIVTGYTSINAVVKAELFPAHIRALGVALPYALANTIFGGTAEYVALSFKGAGWEQGFYWYVTVMIGLSLIVYLRMRDTRSASMIVED
- a CDS encoding glutamate-5-semialdehyde dehydrogenase; its protein translation is MTNLRDQALACRDAAPAIAALDTAAKQRLLNRMADALAADTRHVLEANTRDVEAARHNGTSAAMLDRLRLDEARVAGVVTAMRQVAELPDPVGLVTRREIRPNGISVERVRIPLGVIAMIYEARPNVTADAAALCLMAGNAAILRGGSDAMHSNLAIAATLRRALRDEGLPEAAITVIDDPGREAMVELLQLTDIVDLAIPRGGEGLIRFVAEHARVPVIKHYKGVCHLYVDKEADEALAIDLLIDGKTSRPGVCNALETLLVHHDIAASFVPKAVAALHARGVTVRGDDTTRVLAPEVEVATDEDYAAEFLDLVIAVRVVPDIEEAISHIRRFGSDHTEVIATRDIVAADRFVKALRSAVVMVNASSRFSDGGELGLGTEIGISTTRLHAYGPMGAESLTVERFVVRGEGQTRHPL
- the proB gene encoding glutamate 5-kinase — encoded protein: MSSGFTEQALPQWHRAVLKVGSSLLTTPDGALTGEHADALAAFVRASRDAGREVVIVSSGAVAAGRGLAPVPTRSTGLSGRQALAALGQTRLVGLWQTFFDAPVAQVLLTHDDLRNRRRYLNARTTLRELLALGAIPVINENDTVAVDELKLGDNDNLAAIVAALVDADVLFIASDIAGLYTANPRIDPDAVPVAEVLELTAAHLESAGGAGSAAGTGGMRTKLEAAMKAAAAGIETVLFDGRDAHGIARLADGFLTGTRLRAPQSRLAARKYWLRHAPAMGRISVDSGAVEAVRGRGASLLPGGVSDASGEFARGDVIEIAADGVPFARGIAQYAATDVRRIARRHTRDIEAVLGYSYGETIVHRDDLVVLPDPARLP